In Thermodesulfobacteriota bacterium, the genomic window GTCAAGAGGAGCCTGGAGACAGGTGCTGCATGGCTGTCGTCAGCTCGTGTCGTGAGATGTTGGGTTAAGTCCCGCAACGAGCGCAACCCTTGCCCTTAGTTGCCAGCATTCAGTTGGGCACTCTAGGGGGACTGCCGGTGTTAAACCGGAGGAAGGTGGGGATGACGTCAAGTCCTCATGGCCTTTATGCCTAGGGCTACACACGTACTACAATGGTCGGTACAAAGGGCAGCGACCCTGCGAGGGGTAGCGAATCCCGTAAAGCCGGTCTCAGTCCGGATCGGAGTCTGCAACTCGACTCCGTGAAGTTGGAATCGCTAGTAATCGTGGATCAGCATGCCACGGTGAATACGTTCCCGGGCCTTGTACACACCGCCCGTCACACCACGAAAGTTGGCTGTACCAGAAGTAGCTGGGCTAACCCGCAAGGGGGGCAGGCTACCAAGGTATGGTTGATGATTGGGGTGAAGTCGTAACAAGGTAGCCGTAGGGGAACCTGCGGCTGGATCACCTCCTTTAGAAGGACGGCATATGCCTGACTAGGTCAACCTCTACGCACGCGCTCGCTATTCAGTTTTGAGGGATTGTTGTAGGTCAGCAGTCGGGGGCAGAGGGAATCTGTTTTCTGGCTTTTGCCGTCTGGATGGGGGCCTATAGCTCAGTTCCGGTTAGAGCGCACGCCTGATAAGCGTGAGGTCACTGGTTCAAGTCCAGTTAGGCCCACCACGAGGTAGGAGATCGGGGGTGTAGCTCAGCTGGGAGAGCGCCTGCTTTGCACGCAGGAGGTCATCGGTTCGAATCCGTTCACCTCCACCAGGTGCCGATTGCCGGGCTCATATCCGGAGCGGATATGGGGCCAGCAGCCGGTGGCTGCATGATCTTTGAAAAGTGAATACAGGGTAACCTACAGTAGCTGAGTTGAAACCAGTTTATGGTCAAGCTACTAAGGGCAGACGGTGGATGCCTTGGCACCGAGAGGCGACGAAGGACGCGGAAAGCTGCGAAAAGCTCCGGGGAGCTGCTAACGGGCTTTGATCCGGAGGAATCCGAATGGGGGAACCCACCTGGAGTGATGTCCAGGTATCGCGAGCTGAATTCATAGGCTTGCGAGGCGAACGAGGGGAACTGAAACATCTTAGTACCCTCAGGAGAGGAAAGCAAAAGCGATTCCCTGAGTAGTGGCGAGCGAAAGGGGAGCAGCCCAAACCTTGTGCGTGTAAGCCTGCAAGCGTTGCGCACGGGGGGTTGTGGGGTCTTGCCGGAGGAGGTTGCAGCCTCTTCGGGGAGTTACCAATTTGCTTCATAGCAGAACGGCCTGGAAAGGCCGGCCATAGGGGGTGAGAGTCCCGTATGCGAAATGGAGCGAGCTTCCTGGGCGAGAAACCCGAGTACCACGGGGCACGTGAAACCTTGTGGGAATCTGGGAGGACCATCTTCCAAGGCTAAATACTTCTCGGTGACCGATAGTGAACCAGTACCGTGAGGGAAAGGTGAAAAGTACGGGGGCGACCCGAGTGAAATAGTACCTGAAACCGTCTGCTTACAAGCGGTGGGAGCACTATGTGCGCGAGCACAGTGTGACTGCGTGCCTTTTGCATAATGAGTCAGCGAGTTACCCTATGCAGCGAGGTTAAGCCGTGAGGTGGAGCCGCAGCGAAAGCGAGTCTGAACAGGGCGTCATAGTTGCATGGGGTAGACCCGAAGCCGAGTGATCTATCCATGGCCAGGGTGAAGTCTTGGTAACACGAGATGGAGGCCCGAACCAGTGTAGGTTGAAAACTGCTTGGATGAGCTGTGGATAGGAGTGAAAGGCTAATCAAACTCGGTGATAGCTGGTTTTCCCCGAAACATATTTAGGTATGGCCTTGCGAGTTTAGTGGCGGAGGTAGAGCACTGAATGGGCTAGGGGTCTCACCGGATTACCAAACCCAAACAAACTCCGAATGCCGCCAACGTAGATCGCAGGAGTCAGACTACGGGTGATAAGATCCGTGGTCGAGAGGGAAAGAACCCAGATCGCCAGCTAAGGTCCCAGAATGTATGCTAAGTGGTAAAGGAGGTGGAACTGCCTAGACAACCAGGAGGTTGGCTTAGAAGCAGCAATCCTTCAAAGAAAGCGTAATAGCTCACTGGTCGAGTGGGTCCGCGCCGAAAATTTACCGGGGCTCAAGCATACTACCGAAGCTGCGGGTTCTGTCATCAGACAGAGCGGTAGGGGAACATTGTGGCGTCAGTGAAGGCATACCGTAAGGAGTGCTGGAGATTCCACAAGAGCTTATGCTGACACGAGTAGCGAAAATGCGGGTGAGAAACCCGCACGCCGTAAGCCTAAGGTTTCCTGAGTCAAGTTAATCTGCTCAGGGTTAGTCGATCCCTAAGCCGAGGCCGAGAGGCGTAGGTGATGGGAAACAGGTTAATATTCCTGTACCACTGTAGGGGCGTTTGAGCGAAGGGGGGACGCAGAAGGGTAGGTCAGCCGGGTGTTGGACGTCCTGGCTCAAGCCTGTAGGCGGGGGATCTAGGCAAATCCGGATTCCCGTAACGCTGAGGGGTGATGACGAAGCCGCCTAGCGGCACCAAAGTGATTGAGCCCATGCTGCCAAGAAAAGCCTCGTAGCGAGTCTCTACAGTGATCGTACCGCAAACCGACACAGGTAGGCAGGGAGAGCATCCCGAGGCGCGTGAGAGAACTCTGGTTAAGGAACTCGGCAAAATAACACCGTAACTTCGGGAGAAGGTGTGCCCTCATTAGGTGAAGCGGCTTGCCCGTGGAGCCGAGGGGGGTTGCAGAGAAACGGGGGGAGCGACTGTTTACTAAAAACACAGGACTCTGCGAAGTCGTAAGACGAAGTATAGGGTCTGACGCCTGCCCGGTGCTGGAAGGTTAAGGGGAAGTGTCAGGGCAACCAAAGCACTGAACCGAAGCCCCAGTAAACGGCGGCCGTAACTATAACGGTCCTAAGGTAGCGAAATTCCTTGTCGGGTAAGTTCCGACCTGCACGAATGGCGTAACGATTTCCCCACTGTCTCAACCAGAGGCTCAGCGAAACTGTAGCACCGGTGAAGATGCCGGTTACCCGCAACTAGACAGAAAGACCCCGTGCACCTTTACTACAGCTTGGCATTGTATTCTGGGCTGACATGTGTAGGATAGGTGGGAGACTGTGAGACGTGGGCGCTAGCCCATGTGGAGTCAACGTTGAAATACCACCCTTGTTATCTTAGAATCCTAACCTCGGATCCTGATCGGGTTCAGGGACAGTGTCTGGCGGGTAGTTTGACTGGGGCGGTCGCCTCCCAAAGTGTAACGGAGGCGCGCGAAGGTTCCCTCAGGCTGATTGGAAACCAGCCGCAGAGTGTAAAGGCATAAGGGAGCTTGACTGCGAGACTGACGAGTCGAGCAGGTACGAAAGTAGGCCTTAGTGATCCGGCGGTTCCGCATGGAAGGGCCGTCGCTCAACGGATAAAAGGTACGCCGGGGATAACAGGCTTATCTCCCCCAAGAGTCCATATCGACGGGGAGGTTTGGCACCTCGATGTCGGCTCATCGCATCCTGGGGCTGGAGCAGGTCCCAAGGGTTTGGCTGTTCGCCAATTAAAGCGGTACGTGAGCTGGGTTTAAAACGTCGTGAGACAGTTTGGTCCTTATCTGTTGCGGGCGGAGGATATTTGAGGGGAGCTGTTCCTAGTACGAGAGGACCGGGACGGACGAACCGCTAGTGTTCCAGTTGTCGCGCCAGCGGCATAGCTGGGTAGCTATGTTCGGCCGGGATAACCGCTGAAAGCATCTAAGCGGGAAGCCCCCCCCAAGATGAGATATCCCGTGGTGAAAGCCACCTGAAGGCACCTCGGAGACGACGAGGTCGATAGGTCGGGTGTGGAAGTCCGGTAACGGATGAAGCTTACCGATACTAATCAGCCGTGCGGCTTGACCATATTATCTGTATGTTACCCTGTATTCCTTGATATTTTCGGTGGCCATAGCGAGAAGGCAACACCCGTTCCCATTCCGAACACGGCCGTTAAGCTTCTCAGCGCCGATGGTACTGCCCGGGAGGCTGGGTGGGAGAGTAGGTCGCCGCCGAATCCCTTGCGCAAAGAAACAAACAAAAACCCCGCCCCTGGACCGTCCAGGAACGGGGTTTTTTGTTGCCGGCGCTCGTTACGCGGTGCGGCCCCAGGCGGCCGGCTGGACCTCCAGCTCCCACGGCCCGCGGATGAGCGAGGCGGGTTGAGGGGCACACTCGGCTGCCGGCGGCGGCGTCGGTGCCGGTGCCGCCGGAGGCTGCTCCGCCCCCGAGCTGGCCGCCTTTTCGATGTCGATGATGTGCTGGTTGCCGGCATAGGGCTTCACGGCGTAGCGGCTCACTTGCGAGACTTGCCGGCCCAGGTGGGCCATCTTGCGTACCTCGCCGTCCAACTGCTCCATGAGCGCTTCCCGGCGGTTATCGGCCAGGCGCTTGTTCTTGAGCAGCCACAGAAGGCCTGTGACCACCTGCAAGGGCTGGTTGAATTCGTGCGCTGCGGCCCCCGCCATCTCCAACACCCCTCGCAGCTTCTCCTGCTCCAAGCGCAGCAGCTCGGCACGTCTCCGCTCCGTGACATCGAGGATGACCGCCAGGGCCTCCGGGCTGCTGCCCTCGTCGCCGAGAGGCGTCAGCGACCACTCCACCTCCCGGAACTCACCGGTGGCGGCCAGCATCCTGGCGGCCAGAGGCATGCCGGCGCTGTCCTCCTGCAGGCCGTCCAGCCGGGCTTCCAGCTCCGGCCGCGTCTGGGGATGGCAGAACGGCCAGATGCTCTCGCCCACGAACTGGGCGCGGCTGGCGCCGAAGAAGCGCAGGGCGTTCCGGTTGGCGTCCAGCCAGCGTTGGGCGGCAAGGTCGATGCGGACGATCATGACACTGGGGCTGAGCTCAACCAGTTGCCGGTACCGGGAATGGCTGCGCAGGAGGGCCGCCTCGTGCCGGCGGCGCTCCTGGCGGAAATCCCAGAGCTGGACGCCGGCGAACAAGGCCACCAGGCCACCAAGGCCTAGTCCCCCTACCCCGCGGCGCCACAGCAGGGGCTCCCACTGCTGCCAGACGTCCGGGGCCGCACCGCGGACAGCGGCGCGGAAGGCGTCCAAGCCATGGAACAGCCAGAACAGGTAGAGGGCCGTTCCGGCGGCAAGAAACAGGAAGATGGTCAGCCGGGTGTCCGGCCAGGACCACGGGGCGGTGGCGGGGAGAACGGTGGGGGGGGAGGGGGGGAAGTGGGTCAGGAAATGGCTCGGGCGCCGGCCGCGGCGCCGATGGGCACGCAGGTTGGACATGACGCTCCTCGGTCTGGGTTCTCGGCTCGCTCCCGGCGCACACACCGGGGCCGTTCCAGTATACCGACCCCGAGGGTCAGATGCCAGAGGGTTCTACCCCCAGCCCAGGAAGGCGCCGGCCCGGCGGATGGCGAAGGCGACAGCCCAGGCCAGGACCACCAGGTAGGCGATGGAGAAGGCCATCCAGGCCAGGGAGCGGGTCTCCCGCCAGATGGTGATGACCGACACCAGGCACGGTGTGTAGATCAGGACAAAGACCATGAAGGCGTAGGCCACCACCGGTGACAGGCCGCTGGCCTGCAGGGCACGGCGCAGGCCCTCCGAGGTGGCTTCAGCCTCGTCGCCCACTTGGTAGAGCACGCCCATGGAGCTGACCACGATCTCCTTGGCCACAAAGCCGGTGAGCAGCGAAACGCTCATCCGCCAATCGAACCCCAGGGGCCGCAGCACCGGCTCGATGAAGCGGCCCATGCGGCCGATGTAGCTGTTCTCCACCTGCTGCCGGTGCCAGGCGCGCCGCACCGTTTGCAGTTCGGCCTGCAAGGCCTCCTGGCTGGGCAGATCCGGGGCTGCCGCCAGCCGGGTCTCCACGGCCGCGATTCGGGCCTGGTAGCTGGCGTCCTCCGCCGTCTGGCGGGGGAACGCCCCCAGGAACCAGACAACAATGGCAAAGCACAGCACCACCCCACCCATCTTCTGGAGATAGACGGCCGTCTTCTCCCACATGTGGATGACGATGGTGTTCAGGGTGGGCATACGGTACGGGGGGAGCTCCATGACAAAAGGAGCGATCTCCCCACGGAATAAAGTGCGCTTGAACAGTTGGCCCATGAGGATGGCCAGCACGATGCCCAGAAGATAGATGCTGAAGATGACGTTCCCTTCCCGATCCGGGAAGAAGGCGCCGGCAAAGAGGATGTAGACCGGCAGCCGCGCCGAACAGCTCATGAGCGGGTTGATCAGGATGGTGAGCAGGCGGTCCCGCCGGCTCTCCAGGGTGCGGGTGGCCATGATCGCCGGCACATTGCAGCCGAAGCCCATGATCATGGGGATGAAGGACTTGCCATGCAGGCCCAGGGTGTGCATGACCCGGTCCATGATGAAGGCGGCCCGGGCCATGTAGCCGGTGTCCTCCATCAGGCTGATGCCCAGATACAGAATGAGGATGTTGGGGAGGAAGACGATCACCCCGCCGACGCCGCCGATGATCCCGTTCACCAGGAGATCCTCCAGCAGGCCGTCCGGCAGCAGTGCGGCCACCCGGCCGCTGCACCACTCCACCCCCTGCTCGATCCAGGACATGGGATACTCGCCCAGGGTGAAGGTGCCGTTGAAGAGCAGGTACATGAACAGCAAGAGGACAGGGAAGCCCAGAAACCGGTTGGTGAGCAGGCGGTCCGCCTGATCGGTGAGGGTGATGCGCTCGGCCCGCGACAGCTTCTGGGCCTCCTTGACGGCCCCGCCGATGAAGCCGTAGCGGCCGTCGGTGATGAGGGTTCCGGCCTCGTCCTGGGGAAAGATCGTTCCCAGGTGGCGGGTCGAGGCCGCGAGCTGCGCCAAAATGGCAGCCTGGGCCGGCGAGGCCTTGACCTTGTCCAGGATATGGCGGTCCACCTCCAGGAGCTTCACCGCCAGCCAGCGGGGATAGTACCGGGTCTTCAGCTCGGGATCCCGGGCGATGGCCTGCTTCAAGGCGGCGATCTCCGTTTCCACCTCTCGGCCGTAGTTGACATGGATATGGCGTGCTGACGAGTGCTGGTCCGCCGCTACCGCCAGGACCGCATCCAGAAGCTCGCTCAGCCCCTGGCCCCTGGTGCCCACGGTCTGGACAATGGGCACGCCGAGGAGAGACTCCAACAGGTGATAATCGGTCTCGATGCCCCGGGCCTCGGCGGCATCCACCATGTTCATGGCAAAGACCAGCTTGATGTTCAGCTCGATGAGCTGGGTGGCGAGATAGAGGTTCCGCTCCAGGTTGGTGGCGTCCAGGATCACCACCACCACCTCCGGCTTCTCCTCCAGGATGTAATCCCGGGCGACGATCTCTTCGATGGAGTAGGCCGTAAGGGAGTAGATGCCAGGCAGATCCACCACCCGGATCTCCCGGCCGGCGTGCTGGAGGCGCCCCTCCTTCTTTTCCACGGTCACGCCGCCCCAGTTGCCGACCTTCTGGTGGGAGCCGGTGAGGCGGTTGAAGATGGTGGTCTTGCCGGCATTGGGGTTGCCAGCCAGGGCGATGGTCAGGGGCAAAGGGGCAGGGCTCTCAGGCATAGGCAGGCGCCGCAGCGGGCGGGCAGGTCAGTCGATCTTGTCGATCAGGATCTGGGCGGCCTCCTCGTGGCGGAGGCTGATGTGGTAGCCCTTGATGAGGTATTCCACCGGATCGCGCAAGGGCGCGTACTTGATGACCAGGACCTCAGCGCCGCTCACGAAGCCCATCTCCTGGAGGCGCTTGCGCAAGGCTCCCTGGACGGTCAGGCGTCGAATATGGCCCCGCTCGCCGGCCTTCAGCTGGTCCAAGGTCATGGTCGCGAAAGGCTCCGGTGGGCGGAAGGGCTGGCGGCTGCAGGGGTCATGGCCGGCCGGCCTCCCGGGCCGGGCTGACCTCGATCTTGCCAGCCAGGCCGTGCCCCAGGGCCAGCCGCGTGCCCTTGGCGGCGACGATGAACGGCCCCGGGGCATCCCGCTGGATGACCTCGATCCACAGCCCGACGTGGAGGCCCATGGCCGCCAGGCGGGACTGGATCTCCCGGCCACCCCGGATGCGCGCGATGCGTACCTCCTCGCCGATGGAGGCCAGTGCCAGTGGCATGGTGGGGGTGCGCTCGTCGTTGCAGGCCTGGCACAGGCCGTAGACCTCGTTCTTGTGGTGCAAGGGGTGGAACTGGTAATCCCGGGCGATCTCCAGCTGCAGCCGTTCCAGCTCCGGGCTGCTGAACTCCTGGATGCGGCCGCAGCGCGTGCAGATGAAATGATCGTGGTGCAGGCCGAGATGCTCGTGCTCGTATCGGGCCTCCTGGAGATCGAACACCCGCCGCTTGGCGAAGCCAAAGTGGCACAGGAGGTCCATGGTCTCCTGGAGGAAGGCCCGGTCCGGTGCCGCAACGCCCCGCTGTCGCAGCATCTCCTCCACGTCCGCCAGGGTGAGGTGCCGTTCCGTGGACAGGAAGACATCCAGGATCAACAGCCGCTCGTCGATGCGGCTGCCTTGGCAGGCGCGGAGAACCGCGGCAAACTGTTCCGCCTCGCGGGCGTGCTGGTCGTTCATGGCCTGTGGACACCGAAACGGCTGTTGATCGGCCTGGACAAAGGCCGGCAGGAACCCGGGGAGGGCAGACAACGGTCCCTAGATTTGTGCTTTTTTCACGTTGCTGTCAAGCTGAAACCCTCTCCAGCCCGGGGCAGCCAGGCTGCATCCGGGCTGCCATCCGGGAGACCGCCATGCTCGTCAAGCTCGTGGCCCTGAACGCCCGCTATCTGCACACCTGTCCCGGCATCCTCGCGGTCCGGGAAGAGCTGCGGGCCCGGCTGCCCGGCATCCGCCTGGAGCTGGCGCAGTGCACCATCAATGATCCCTACTACCGCCTCCTCATCCGGATCAGCGCCGGCGGACCGGATGCCATCTTCTTCTCGGTGGCGGTCTGGAACGCGGCCCTCGTCACCTCTCTGGCCCAGGACCTGGCCGCCGCCTTGCCGTCCTGCGCCATCGTTCTCGGCGGTCCGGAGATCAGCAGCCGCGAGCGGGCGGGCGATCCCTTGGCCCGTTTTGTCTGGGTCCAGGGCGAGGTGGAAGGGCTGGGCGAGGCGTTCTACCAGGACTTGGCGGCCGGCACCCTGGCGCCCCTTTACCAGGCCAAGGAGCCGGCGCGCTTTCCCTGCCCTTACCGGGACGAGGATCTGGCCGGGCCACTCCGGGAACGGGCGGTCTATTACGAGGCCAGCCGCGGCTGTCCGTTTGGCTGCAGCTACTGCCTGTCCAGCCGAAAGCCCCGGGTGCGGGAAAAGGATCTTGCCCTGGTCCGGGTCGAGCTGTCGCGCCTGCTGGCGGCACGGCCCCGAAACCTCCGGTTCGTGGACCGGACCTTCAACCTGGATCCGCGGCGCACCCTGGCCATCTGGCAGCATCTCCTGCGCCACGGCGATCCGGAAACGGTCTGCCACTTCGAGATCAGCGCCGACCTCATCACCGGCGACATGCTCGCCTTTCTGGCCACCGTGCCGGCCGGTCGCTTCCGGTTCGAGATCGGCATCCAGTCCGCCCATCCGCCGGCCCTGGCCGCGGTTCGGCGGCCATGGCATCCGGAGCGTCTGACCGCCGTGGTGCCGGCCCTGGTGGCCCTGGACACCGTGCATGTCCACGCCGACCTCATCCTCGGCCTGCCCCACGAAACCGCGGAGAGCTACGCCCAGGGCTTCGACTTCGTCTTCCGCCTTGCCCCGCACCATCTCCAGATGGGGCTTCTCAAGGTGCTACCCGGCACCCCTTTGGCCAACGAGGCAGAGCGATTCGGTCTCGTCTTCAGCCGCCGGCCTCCCTATCCGCTCCTGGCCAACCGCTGGCTGGACCATGAGTCCCTGGCTGACCTCTTCTGGCTCGGCGAGACCGTGGAGGCCTTCTGCAACAACCGGTTCTTCTGCCGGTTCTGGGACTGGCTGCGGCGAAGCGACGACAGCCCCTTCACGTTCCTTTCCCACCTGGCTGACCGTTGCCGCAAGACGGGCTTCTTCGCTCAGCCGCCCACCCAGGAGCGGCTGAGCGGGCTTCTGGCCGCCAGCATCGACGAACGGCCGGAGCGGCCGCTTCTGGTGGAGATCCTCCGCCACGACTGGCTGGCCTGCGGCCACCGCTTCCTGCCCGATCATCTCGGCGGCAGCAGGCTCCTGGCCGAGGCCCGGGAGACCCTGCGGCGCCTCCTGCCCCAGAGCTGGCCTGGTCTTTACGCCCACCACGAGCGGGAGGAGCTGCTCAAGAGGTCGACCTTCTGCTGGCTTGGCCGGGAGAGCCTGGCGGCAGTGGGACTGCAGGCGGAGGGCGGCCGCTACCTGGGCTTTCTGCCCGAGCGGGCCGGCGGGGTCCATGGCCACCAGCGACGGCTGCTGCTGCCAGCGGGTCTGGGGGCGGCACCGGTGTGCCGGCAGGATCAGGATGCGGAATGACCGTGCTCGGCGAACAGGGACGAGGTCTTCATGTATTCGCCGAAGAACTCGTCGATGATGGCCTCCATCCCTTCCTGGAATCCGGGCAGGAATGACCAGTCTTCCTGGGCGGTGGCCATCTCGTCCAGGGGCGGCGGGATCTGGGTGGTCAGACCGTGGATGCCAATGCTCTCCACCACGGCATTGGCGGCGAAGACGATCCGGCTGGCCAGAGGCGCAGTGACGATCCCTGGGCGGTCGTGGTGGCTGCCCACCGGATCGACGATGGCAGTGGGCAGGCCCCAGTCCGCCAGCAGAGCCTTGCCCACCCGGGCGTGATCCGTGCCCAGCACGGAGCGCTCCCACGCAACCCCGGACGGCTTGCCGGCGGCGTCCGGCCCGCGCCGCCCCGCCTCCTGCTGCAAGGGCCGGTTGAGGAGCACCTTGCCGATATCGTGGAGCAGGGCGGCGGTGTAGACGGCGGCCGGCTCGGTCTCCCGGGCATGCCGGGCCAGGATGGCGGCCAGGATGGCCGTGGCATGGCTGTGGCGCCACAGTGCCCCCGGCTCTAGGTTGTAGGCGATCTGGGGCGAGCGCAGGCATGCCACCGAGGCGCCGGTGATGGCAATGATCTTGATGGCGTCTACCCCCAGCCGGATGACGATCTCCCGCACCGAGTGGATCTGGTGCATATGGCCATAGTAGGCGGAGTTGGCCATGCGCAGCATGGTGGCGGTGAGATTGGGATCCCGCTCGATGGTCGCCTCCAGGGTGGCCAGATCACAATGGGGCTCGTGGGCGTGCTGGAGCACCTCCAGGGCTACCCGGGGGCAGGGGACCAGCTTGTCCACATTGCGGATGAACTGCTCTTCGACGCTCACGGCTGGCTTCTATCCTCGCCTGCAGCGGGCATTTCTGCCCGGACTGGCTTCAATTATGGCACGGCAGGGCGGCAATGTAAACCGGCGCCGGCCGAGGCCCTGGCCAGCGAGCTTGACAGACTACCCCGGGCTGGGGCTAGATGGAGCCAAAGGAGAAGAGCGCCATGCCGAGTCGAATCGCCTTCCGGAGCATCCTGCCAGCCGCCATCGTCCTCCTGGTCCTGCTGCTGGGCGCCGGCCCCGCGTCCGGCGCCCAGGCCGCCAACCTGCGACCCCGCCGCGTCGCCCTGATCGGCATCGGGGACAGTCTGACCCACGGCACCATGGATGCCACCAACAACGCCATCCACACGGCCAACGCCTATCTCCAGAAGGTGGCGGTGGCCCTGGCCAGCGAGACCCCCCTGGCTTTCCGGCAGCCGTTTTTCAATGTGGCCGAAAAGCGTCTCACCCCCTTCCTGCTGCCCACCAACCTGGGGGTGGACGGCGCCGACATTTTTTCCCTGGCCGGCCTTCTGTACGGCAAGCGAGTGGGGGCGCCGGCCTCGCTCCC contains:
- a CDS encoding transcriptional repressor — its product is MNDQHAREAEQFAAVLRACQGSRIDERLLILDVFLSTERHLTLADVEEMLRQRGVAAPDRAFLQETMDLLCHFGFAKRRVFDLQEARYEHEHLGLHHDHFICTRCGRIQEFSSPELERLQLEIARDYQFHPLHHKNEVYGLCQACNDERTPTMPLALASIGEEVRIARIRGGREIQSRLAAMGLHVGLWIEVIQRDAPGPFIVAAKGTRLALGHGLAGKIEVSPAREAGRP
- a CDS encoding HDOD domain-containing protein, whose protein sequence is MSVEEQFIRNVDKLVPCPRVALEVLQHAHEPHCDLATLEATIERDPNLTATMLRMANSAYYGHMHQIHSVREIVIRLGVDAIKIIAITGASVACLRSPQIAYNLEPGALWRHSHATAILAAILARHARETEPAAVYTAALLHDIGKVLLNRPLQQEAGRRGPDAAGKPSGVAWERSVLGTDHARVGKALLADWGLPTAIVDPVGSHHDRPGIVTAPLASRIVFAANAVVESIGIHGLTTQIPPPLDEMATAQEDWSFLPGFQEGMEAIIDEFFGEYMKTSSLFAEHGHSAS
- a CDS encoding PAS domain S-box protein, with product MSNLRAHRRRGRRPSHFLTHFPPSPPTVLPATAPWSWPDTRLTIFLFLAAGTALYLFWLFHGLDAFRAAVRGAAPDVWQQWEPLLWRRGVGGLGLGGLVALFAGVQLWDFRQERRRHEAALLRSHSRYRQLVELSPSVMIVRIDLAAQRWLDANRNALRFFGASRAQFVGESIWPFCHPQTRPELEARLDGLQEDSAGMPLAARMLAATGEFREVEWSLTPLGDEGSSPEALAVILDVTERRRAELLRLEQEKLRGVLEMAGAAAHEFNQPLQVVTGLLWLLKNKRLADNRREALMEQLDGEVRKMAHLGRQVSQVSRYAVKPYAGNQHIIDIEKAASSGAEQPPAAPAPTPPPAAECAPQPASLIRGPWELEVQPAAWGRTA
- the feoB gene encoding ferrous iron transport protein B is translated as MPESPAPLPLTIALAGNPNAGKTTIFNRLTGSHQKVGNWGGVTVEKKEGRLQHAGREIRVVDLPGIYSLTAYSIEEIVARDYILEEKPEVVVVILDATNLERNLYLATQLIELNIKLVFAMNMVDAAEARGIETDYHLLESLLGVPIVQTVGTRGQGLSELLDAVLAVAADQHSSARHIHVNYGREVETEIAALKQAIARDPELKTRYYPRWLAVKLLEVDRHILDKVKASPAQAAILAQLAASTRHLGTIFPQDEAGTLITDGRYGFIGGAVKEAQKLSRAERITLTDQADRLLTNRFLGFPVLLLFMYLLFNGTFTLGEYPMSWIEQGVEWCSGRVAALLPDGLLEDLLVNGIIGGVGGVIVFLPNILILYLGISLMEDTGYMARAAFIMDRVMHTLGLHGKSFIPMIMGFGCNVPAIMATRTLESRRDRLLTILINPLMSCSARLPVYILFAGAFFPDREGNVIFSIYLLGIVLAILMGQLFKRTLFRGEIAPFVMELPPYRMPTLNTIVIHMWEKTAVYLQKMGGVVLCFAIVVWFLGAFPRQTAEDASYQARIAAVETRLAAAPDLPSQEALQAELQTVRRAWHRQQVENSYIGRMGRFIEPVLRPLGFDWRMSVSLLTGFVAKEIVVSSMGVLYQVGDEAEATSEGLRRALQASGLSPVVAYAFMVFVLIYTPCLVSVITIWRETRSLAWMAFSIAYLVVLAWAVAFAIRRAGAFLGWG
- a CDS encoding FeoA family protein, with the translated sequence MTLDQLKAGERGHIRRLTVQGALRKRLQEMGFVSGAEVLVIKYAPLRDPVEYLIKGYHISLRHEEAAQILIDKID
- a CDS encoding DUF4080 domain-containing protein, which produces MLVKLVALNARYLHTCPGILAVREELRARLPGIRLELAQCTINDPYYRLLIRISAGGPDAIFFSVAVWNAALVTSLAQDLAAALPSCAIVLGGPEISSRERAGDPLARFVWVQGEVEGLGEAFYQDLAAGTLAPLYQAKEPARFPCPYRDEDLAGPLRERAVYYEASRGCPFGCSYCLSSRKPRVREKDLALVRVELSRLLAARPRNLRFVDRTFNLDPRRTLAIWQHLLRHGDPETVCHFEISADLITGDMLAFLATVPAGRFRFEIGIQSAHPPALAAVRRPWHPERLTAVVPALVALDTVHVHADLILGLPHETAESYAQGFDFVFRLAPHHLQMGLLKVLPGTPLANEAERFGLVFSRRPPYPLLANRWLDHESLADLFWLGETVEAFCNNRFFCRFWDWLRRSDDSPFTFLSHLADRCRKTGFFAQPPTQERLSGLLAASIDERPERPLLVEILRHDWLACGHRFLPDHLGGSRLLAEARETLRRLLPQSWPGLYAHHEREELLKRSTFCWLGRESLAAVGLQAEGGRYLGFLPERAGGVHGHQRRLLLPAGLGAAPVCRQDQDAE